A segment of the Desulfitobacterium dehalogenans ATCC 51507 genome:
AGTGAGGAGTTACTTTGCTTTATCCGCTGAAATAACCAAAGATGTGACGGTAACCAAAGAACAAGAGAAAACCTTCTTTGACAATAACCAAGAGCTTTACGGCGGTAAGGGAGAAGAGGTTCAAGCTCGTCACATCCTGGTGCCGACGGAAGATGAAGCCAAAGCCATTATCAAACAACTGGATGGCGGAGCGGATTTCGCAGAGTTGGCTAAAGAAAAGTCCACCGATACCGGATCCCAAAGCTCCGGCGGATATTTGGGATCTTTTGGCAAGGGAAGAATGGTTCCCGAGTTTGAGGCGGTTGCTTTTGCTCAAGAGGTAGGTACCTATACGAAAACACCCGTTAAGTCCGAGTTTGGCTATCATATTATTTTAGTCGAAGATCACAAGGCTGCTACCAAAGCGGATTATGAAGCTGTGAAGGATCAAGTGGCGGAAGATGCTTTAGCGGATGCCAAGGCTCAGAAATTTGAAAGTTATTTCTCCGAGCTGCAGACCAAGGCAGAGGCCAATATCGAGTACTCAGAGAAATATAAACCGGCGTCTTAAAGGATAAGGATTCTCAACAAGATGAATGGTTGACGACTCATGAAGATATATTTAGAAAGAAGAGATTCTTTTTAAGTATATCTTTTTTTCACTCCCTAAACTTTCCTCATCCAATTTAGTAACTTCATGGAAAAAAATGAATAATAGAGAATCACCAGATATATACTATCTATGAAGTTAAAGACAACGCAAAATTTTCCACAGGCAGGACAGTTGTCGGATTAACTCAAGCTTTAGTGTGGTCTTGCTGTGTCTGTAACGGCCCCATACTAGGTGGCTCGTAGTGACTTATAAGGAGGGAAGAGCGTACATGAAAGCAACAGGCATCGTAAGAAGAATTGATGATCTTGGTCGTGTTGTTATTCCAAAGGAAATACGTCGGACACTTCGCATTCGTGAGGGAGATCCTTTAGAGATCTTCGTAGATCGGGAAGGGGAAGTGATCCTTAAGAAGTACTCTCCCATTGGTGAGTTGGGTGACTTCGCCAAGGAATATGCGGATTCTCTTTATGAGGCAACCGGTCATATCGCATGTATCGCCGATCGGGATGTGATTATCGCTGTCTCGGGTGCTTCCAAGAAAGAATACTTAAATAAGCCCATCTGGACCAGCATAGAGCAAGCTATGGCTGAACGGAAGACCATGCAGCTTAAAGCTGGTGAAGGTAAGCCGGATGAAGAGGAAGAACATGGTAAGCTGACGAACCA
Coding sequences within it:
- a CDS encoding peptidylprolyl isomerase, producing MRSFRNGIIAALLVSTLILAGCSSAGGNQWVAKVNGETITEQDFAARVSNVQKTYEGMGMDFSTEQGKEALEEVKSQILEAMIASRLVIQEAQRLSLDPNDPSILEQEKNIIQMVGDETQYQEWLKQQAMTEDEVRSYFALSAEITKDVTVTKEQEKTFFDNNQELYGGKGEEVQARHILVPTEDEAKAIIKQLDGGADFAELAKEKSTDTGSQSSGGYLGSFGKGRMVPEFEAVAFAQEVGTYTKTPVKSEFGYHIILVEDHKAATKADYEAVKDQVAEDALADAKAQKFESYFSELQTKAEANIEYSEKYKPAS
- the spoVT gene encoding stage V sporulation protein T, producing the protein MKATGIVRRIDDLGRVVIPKEIRRTLRIREGDPLEIFVDREGEVILKKYSPIGELGDFAKEYADSLYEATGHIACIADRDVIIAVSGASKKEYLNKPIWTSIEQAMAERKTMQLKAGEGKPDEEEEHGKLTNQVIAPVIAEGDPIGAVILMSKDPNVKMGELELKLVETAAGFLAKQMEQ